A genome region from Arthrobacter agilis includes the following:
- a CDS encoding site-2 protease family protein — translation MSNGQPPARPPMSPGLSLGRIAGIPVVLAWSWFVITIFIVLVFGPRVTGAFPGIGAGAYAVALGYALLLAASVLIHELAHALTARAFGWPTTQIVLNLWGGHTQFASFNASPGRSLLVALAGPAANFVLAGIGWGILQALAPGSVSFLLATILVWANLLVALFNVLPGLPLDGGRLVESAVWKATGSQEKGTVAAGWAGRIIVILLLGVVVGIPLFRGLQPDFTVIVIAVVMGAFLWMGATAAIENARMRLRLPAISAGRLQQRAIGLPAGTSVAAARRLLRENPGAAVVVTGASGMPEAVVDEAALLAVPAEAEGTTPVNAAARRLAAGAHVPEWAEGQELVQFLARLEGSEYAVINRQGSVTGLLHQRTVVNAITGKGTPGP, via the coding sequence ATGAGTAACGGTCAACCGCCGGCACGGCCCCCGATGAGCCCCGGCCTGTCCCTGGGTCGCATCGCCGGCATCCCCGTCGTCCTCGCCTGGTCCTGGTTCGTCATCACCATCTTCATCGTCCTGGTCTTCGGGCCACGCGTGACCGGAGCGTTCCCCGGCATCGGCGCGGGCGCCTACGCCGTCGCCCTCGGCTACGCCCTGCTCCTCGCCGCCTCCGTGCTCATCCATGAGCTCGCCCACGCCCTCACGGCGCGGGCCTTCGGGTGGCCCACCACGCAGATCGTGCTCAACCTCTGGGGCGGCCACACCCAGTTCGCGAGCTTCAATGCCTCACCCGGGCGGTCCCTCCTCGTGGCCCTCGCAGGTCCGGCCGCCAACTTCGTCCTCGCGGGTATCGGCTGGGGGATCCTGCAGGCCCTGGCCCCCGGGTCCGTCTCCTTCCTCCTGGCCACCATCCTCGTCTGGGCGAACCTCCTCGTCGCCCTCTTCAACGTGCTCCCGGGCCTGCCGCTCGACGGCGGCCGCCTCGTGGAGAGTGCGGTCTGGAAAGCGACCGGCAGCCAGGAGAAGGGCACGGTGGCGGCCGGCTGGGCCGGACGCATCATCGTCATCCTCCTGCTCGGCGTCGTCGTGGGCATCCCGCTGTTCCGCGGGCTGCAGCCGGACTTCACCGTCATCGTCATCGCCGTCGTCATGGGCGCCTTCCTCTGGATGGGTGCGACGGCGGCCATCGAGAACGCGCGCATGCGCCTGCGCCTGCCGGCGATCAGCGCCGGCCGGCTGCAGCAGCGGGCCATCGGCCTGCCCGCGGGCACGAGCGTGGCCGCCGCCCGCCGCCTGCTCCGCGAGAACCCCGGGGCCGCCGTCGTCGTCACCGGCGCCTCGGGCATGCCGGAGGCCGTCGTCGACGAAGCCGCGCTGCTCGCCGTCCCCGCCGAGGCGGAGGGCACGACGCCGGTCAACGCGGCGGCCCGACGCCTCGCCGCCGGCGCCCACGTCCCCGAGTGGGCCGAAGGGCAGGAGCTCGTCCAGTTCCTCGCCCGCCTCGAGGGCAGCGAGTACGCCGTCATCAACCGGCAGGGCTCCGTCACAGGGCTCCTGCACCAGCGGACCGTCGTCAACGCCATCACCGGCAAGGGCACCCCCGGACCCTGA
- a CDS encoding tRNA (adenine-N1)-methyltransferase has protein sequence MSTAPASPSSSETPAETPAGTPAGTPDGTPSAPHGAAARRGPFRPGERVQLTDEKGRMNTITLTPGGAFHTHKGFLLHDALIGATEGTILENTSGQLYQALRPLLSDFVLSMPRGAAVVYPKDAGQIVTMADIYPGARVVEAGVGSGALSISLLRAVGDSGSLHSFERREEFADIARGNVETIFGGPHPAWQITLGDFQEQVLEQEEPGSVDRVVLDMLAPWECLDAVATVLSAGGVWISYVATVTQLSRTAEAIRADGRFTEPEAWESMVRGWHLEGLAVRPDHRMVAHTGFLITTRRLADGAVGFTPKRRPSKTGFSEEDLNAWTPQAVGERDVSDKRLRRVARDAASTIQRGALPPEEAQARRDAIADGGSVE, from the coding sequence ATGAGCACCGCCCCCGCATCCCCCTCCTCCTCCGAGACACCCGCCGAGACGCCCGCAGGGACACCCGCAGGAACACCCGACGGGACGCCGTCCGCTCCGCACGGCGCGGCCGCCCGGCGCGGTCCCTTCCGACCGGGGGAGCGGGTGCAGCTGACCGACGAGAAGGGCCGGATGAACACGATCACCCTCACGCCCGGCGGTGCCTTCCACACGCACAAGGGATTCCTGCTCCACGACGCCCTGATCGGCGCCACCGAGGGCACCATCCTCGAGAACACCTCCGGCCAGCTCTACCAGGCGCTGCGGCCCCTCCTGTCCGACTTCGTGCTGTCGATGCCGCGCGGCGCCGCCGTGGTGTACCCCAAGGACGCCGGGCAGATCGTGACGATGGCCGACATCTACCCCGGCGCGCGCGTCGTCGAGGCCGGCGTGGGCTCCGGCGCGCTCTCCATCTCCCTGCTGCGGGCCGTCGGCGACTCCGGCTCCCTCCACTCGTTCGAACGGCGCGAGGAATTCGCCGATATCGCCCGTGGAAACGTCGAGACGATCTTCGGCGGTCCCCACCCGGCGTGGCAGATCACGCTCGGCGACTTCCAGGAGCAGGTGCTGGAGCAGGAGGAGCCCGGCTCCGTGGACCGCGTGGTCCTCGACATGCTCGCGCCCTGGGAGTGCCTCGACGCCGTGGCCACCGTCCTCAGCGCGGGCGGCGTCTGGATCAGCTACGTGGCCACCGTCACCCAGCTCTCCCGCACCGCCGAGGCCATCCGCGCGGACGGACGCTTCACCGAACCGGAGGCCTGGGAGTCCATGGTGCGCGGCTGGCACCTCGAGGGCCTCGCCGTCCGGCCGGACCACCGCATGGTGGCCCACACCGGCTTCCTCATCACCACGCGCAGGCTCGCCGACGGAGCGGTCGGGTTCACGCCCAAGCGCAGGCCGTCGAAGACCGGTTTCAGCGAGGAGGACCTCAACGCCTGGACGCCGCAGGCCGTGGGCGAGCGCGACGTGTCCGACAAGCGCCTCCGCCGGGTGGCCCGCGACGCGGCGTCGACCATCCAGCGCGGCGCGCTCCCGCCGGAGGAGGCACAGGCCCGGCGTGACGCCATCGCGGACGGCGGGTCGGTCGAGTAG
- the arc gene encoding proteasome ATPase: protein MEQRQLNVLRDKLRQIDRQLAAATQNNGKLVSALESARTEIVRLKAALEKEGAAPFSFATVMQVNPKRPSEPGTTTEATVQDTADILQSGRKLRVTVSPLISVRQLAPGQEVLLNESLTIVAALGFERAGEIVTVKELLGTDRALVVGRTDDERVIKLSGPLRAERIRVGDALAVDTRSGYGLEKVPRSEVENLVLEEVPDIAYGDIGGLGPQIEQIRDAVELPFLHPDLYREHGLKPPKGILLYGPPGCGKTLIAKAVANSLAARAAERAGVDQIRSYFLNIKGPELLDKYVGETERHIRLIFARAREKASDGSPVVVFFDEMDSLFRTRGTGVSSDVETTIVPQLLSEIDGVEKLENVIVIGASNREDMIDPAILRPGRLDVKIKIQRPDAEGAAEIFAKYITADLPLHADDLAENGNDPQTTIAEMIRRTVEQMYSTDKSNEYLEVTYANGDTEMLYFKDFNSGAVIQNVVDRAKKYAIKDLLLDGSKGLRIEHLMRAVVDEFREHEDMPNTTNPDDWARISGKKGERITYIRTIVQGKAGQEPGKTIETTANTGQYL, encoded by the coding sequence ATGGAGCAGCGCCAGCTGAACGTGCTGCGCGACAAGCTGCGCCAGATCGACCGGCAGCTCGCCGCGGCCACCCAGAACAATGGCAAACTGGTCTCGGCCCTCGAGTCCGCGCGCACGGAGATCGTCCGGCTGAAGGCGGCCCTCGAGAAGGAGGGCGCCGCCCCGTTCAGCTTCGCCACCGTGATGCAGGTGAACCCGAAGCGTCCGTCGGAGCCCGGGACCACCACCGAGGCGACGGTCCAGGACACGGCGGACATCCTGCAGTCGGGACGCAAGCTCCGCGTCACGGTCAGCCCCCTCATCAGCGTCCGCCAGCTCGCTCCGGGCCAGGAGGTGCTGCTCAACGAATCCCTCACGATCGTCGCGGCACTCGGGTTCGAACGGGCCGGGGAGATCGTCACCGTCAAGGAGCTCCTCGGCACGGACCGGGCCCTCGTGGTGGGCCGCACGGACGACGAGCGCGTCATCAAGCTCAGCGGTCCGCTGCGCGCCGAGCGGATCCGCGTGGGCGACGCCCTCGCCGTCGACACCAGGTCCGGCTACGGGCTCGAGAAGGTCCCCCGGAGCGAGGTGGAGAACCTCGTGCTCGAGGAGGTGCCCGACATCGCGTACGGCGACATCGGCGGCCTCGGACCGCAGATCGAGCAGATCCGCGACGCCGTCGAGCTGCCCTTCCTGCACCCCGACCTCTACCGCGAGCACGGGCTCAAGCCACCCAAGGGGATCCTGCTCTACGGGCCCCCCGGCTGCGGCAAGACCCTGATCGCGAAGGCCGTCGCCAACTCGCTCGCGGCCCGCGCCGCCGAGCGGGCCGGAGTCGACCAGATCCGCAGCTACTTCCTCAACATCAAGGGACCGGAGCTGCTCGACAAGTACGTGGGGGAGACGGAACGCCACATCCGGCTCATCTTCGCCAGGGCGCGGGAGAAGGCCTCCGACGGCAGCCCCGTCGTCGTGTTCTTCGACGAGATGGACTCGCTCTTCCGCACCCGCGGCACCGGGGTGTCCTCCGACGTCGAGACCACCATCGTGCCCCAGCTGCTGAGCGAGATCGACGGCGTCGAGAAGCTCGAGAACGTGATCGTGATCGGGGCCTCGAACCGCGAGGACATGATCGACCCGGCCATCCTGCGGCCCGGGCGGCTGGACGTGAAGATCAAGATCCAGCGACCCGACGCCGAGGGCGCCGCCGAGATCTTCGCGAAGTACATCACCGCGGACCTGCCGCTGCACGCCGACGATCTCGCGGAGAACGGCAACGATCCGCAGACCACCATCGCCGAGATGATCCGGCGCACCGTGGAGCAGATGTACTCGACGGACAAGTCGAACGAGTACCTCGAGGTCACCTACGCCAACGGTGACACCGAGATGCTCTACTTCAAGGACTTCAACTCCGGGGCGGTCATCCAGAACGTGGTCGACCGTGCCAAGAAGTACGCCATCAAGGATCTCCTCCTCGACGGCAGCAAGGGCCTGCGCATCGAGCACCTCATGCGGGCCGTGGTGGACGAGTTCCGCGAGCACGAGGACATGCCGAACACCACGAACCCCGACGACTGGGCGCGCATCTCCGGCAAGAAGGGCGAACGCATCACCTACATCCGCACCATTGTGCAGGGCAAGGCGGGCCAGGAACCGGGCAAGACCATCGAGACGACGGCCAACACCGGCCAGTATCTGTGA
- the dop gene encoding depupylase/deamidase Dop, with protein MGTETEYGIIAPALPSANPTLLSSQVVNAYAATLREGLGNLAGTRWDYTDETPLTDARGFRMDRASAHPSQLTDEPAELSAEQIALERGEPTEAAILMNLVLNNGARLYVDHAHPEYSSPEVTNPLDAVLWDRAGDHVAVTAMQRIGAMPGFSPVILYKNNTDNKSVSYGSHENYLVPRSVPFSKLAEALIPFFVSRQVICGAGRVGLGPLNQESGFQISQRADFFENEIGLETTVRRPIINTRDEPHAVAEKYRRLHVIIGDANLNEVSNYLKVGTTALVLSLIEQGLGPVPVLEDPVGALHAISHDPSLQVTVRLTDGRSVSGLDLQEMYCGAVLAALPADADEQTRDVVDRWQSLLTTLRRDPLDAARQVDWVAKLKVLEAYRARDGLAWTDPRLALIDLQYADLRPEKGIYQRLARRNDVDLLVPPAEVARAAVHPPRDTRAYFRGRCIAEFPAEVVGASWDSLIFELAGERRLQRVQTREPLRGTAGLTEELFEVAADAEDFLARLLSGPDRRMAP; from the coding sequence ATGGGGACGGAGACCGAGTACGGCATCATCGCGCCCGCCCTGCCGTCGGCGAATCCCACGCTGCTGTCCTCCCAGGTGGTCAACGCCTACGCGGCCACCCTCCGCGAGGGACTGGGCAACCTGGCGGGCACGCGGTGGGACTACACCGACGAGACCCCGCTGACGGACGCCCGCGGATTCCGCATGGACCGGGCGAGCGCCCACCCCAGCCAGCTCACCGACGAGCCCGCCGAACTCAGCGCCGAGCAGATCGCGCTCGAACGCGGCGAGCCCACCGAGGCCGCAATCCTCATGAACCTCGTCCTGAACAACGGCGCGCGGCTCTACGTCGACCACGCCCACCCCGAGTACTCCTCGCCCGAGGTCACCAACCCCCTCGACGCCGTCCTCTGGGACCGGGCCGGCGACCACGTCGCCGTCACCGCCATGCAACGGATCGGCGCCATGCCGGGGTTCTCGCCCGTGATCCTCTACAAGAACAACACGGACAACAAGAGCGTCTCCTACGGCTCCCACGAGAACTACCTCGTGCCCCGCAGCGTCCCGTTCTCCAAGCTCGCCGAGGCCCTGATCCCGTTCTTCGTGTCCCGCCAGGTCATCTGCGGTGCAGGGCGCGTGGGCCTCGGGCCGCTGAACCAGGAGTCCGGGTTCCAGATCAGCCAGCGCGCCGACTTCTTCGAGAACGAGATCGGCCTCGAGACGACCGTCCGGCGTCCCATCATCAACACGCGCGACGAACCGCACGCGGTCGCGGAGAAGTACCGTCGGCTGCACGTCATCATCGGTGACGCCAACCTGAACGAGGTGTCCAACTACCTCAAGGTGGGCACCACCGCCCTCGTCCTCTCGCTCATCGAGCAGGGCCTCGGGCCGGTGCCCGTGCTCGAGGACCCGGTCGGGGCGCTGCATGCCATCAGCCACGACCCCTCGCTGCAGGTCACGGTCCGCCTCACGGACGGCCGGAGCGTCAGCGGGCTCGACCTGCAGGAGATGTACTGCGGGGCGGTCCTCGCCGCCCTCCCGGCGGACGCGGACGAACAGACGCGCGACGTCGTCGACCGCTGGCAGTCGCTCCTCACGACGCTGCGCCGCGACCCGCTGGACGCCGCGCGGCAGGTGGACTGGGTCGCGAAGCTCAAGGTGCTGGAGGCGTACCGGGCGCGGGACGGGCTGGCGTGGACCGACCCCCGGCTGGCGCTGATCGACCTGCAGTACGCGGACCTGCGGCCCGAGAAGGGCATCTACCAGCGGCTCGCACGGCGCAACGACGTCGACCTGCTCGTGCCGCCCGCGGAGGTGGCGCGGGCCGCCGTCCACCCGCCGCGGGACACCCGCGCCTACTTCCGGGGCCGGTGCATCGCCGAGTTCCCGGCCGAGGTGGTGGGCGCGAGCTGGGATTCGCTGATCTTCGAACTCGCGGGGGAGCGGCGACTGCAGCGCGTGCAGACCCGCGAGCCGCTCCGCGGAACGGCGGGGCTCACCGAGGAGTTGTTCGAGGTAGCAGCGGACGCCGAGGATTTCCTCGCCCGATTGTTGAGCGGCCCGGATCGCCGCATGGCACCATAG
- a CDS encoding ubiquitin-like protein Pup yields MATQDRRNTSGSATEAEEELPDPAPAAPAAQESAQTQGVDDLLDEIDGVLESNAEEFVRGFVQKGGQ; encoded by the coding sequence ATGGCGACGCAGGACCGCAGGAACACCAGCGGATCGGCCACCGAGGCGGAGGAGGAGCTCCCTGACCCCGCCCCCGCCGCTCCGGCCGCCCAGGAGTCCGCGCAGACGCAGGGCGTGGACGACCTCCTCGACGAGATCGACGGCGTCCTGGAGTCCAACGCGGAGGAATTCGTCCGCGGCTTCGTGCAGAAGGGCGGCCAGTAG
- the prcB gene encoding proteasome subunit beta → MLPDDAAAAVPRAASTSFADYLGVHHPGLLPSNRTLGPVTGSTDASHLAPHATTIVSLTFPGGVLMAGDRRATMGNVIASRHIEKVFPADRSSVLGIAGSAGIGLDLTRLFQVELEHYEKIEATMMSLDGKANRLAAMVRQNLPMAMQGLAVVPLFAGFDADRHVGRLFSFDVTGGRYEEHEHHSVGSGSVFARGALKKLWNPRLDEASAVRVAVEALYDAADDDSATGGPDAVRSLWPVVYVVDAAGARRVPERELEAVAHAIIDARSAAGREA, encoded by the coding sequence ATGCTCCCGGACGATGCAGCAGCAGCGGTTCCCCGGGCCGCCTCGACCTCCTTCGCCGACTACCTCGGCGTGCACCATCCCGGACTGCTGCCGTCCAACCGCACGCTCGGGCCCGTGACCGGCTCCACGGACGCCTCCCACCTGGCCCCGCACGCCACGACGATCGTCTCCCTGACCTTCCCCGGCGGTGTCCTGATGGCCGGCGACCGTCGGGCCACCATGGGCAACGTCATCGCGAGCCGGCACATCGAGAAGGTCTTCCCGGCCGACCGGTCCTCCGTCCTCGGCATCGCGGGGAGCGCCGGGATCGGGCTCGACCTGACCCGGCTCTTCCAGGTGGAACTCGAGCACTACGAGAAGATCGAGGCCACCATGATGAGCCTCGACGGCAAGGCCAACCGCCTCGCGGCGATGGTCCGGCAGAACCTCCCGATGGCGATGCAGGGGCTCGCCGTCGTGCCGCTCTTCGCGGGCTTCGACGCCGACCGCCACGTCGGGCGGCTGTTCTCCTTCGACGTCACCGGCGGGCGGTACGAGGAGCACGAGCACCACTCGGTCGGCTCCGGCTCGGTGTTCGCCCGCGGGGCGCTCAAGAAGCTGTGGAACCCGCGCCTGGACGAGGCGTCCGCGGTGCGCGTGGCCGTGGAGGCCCTGTACGACGCCGCCGACGACGACTCCGCGACGGGCGGCCCCGACGCCGTCCGTTCCCTGTGGCCCGTGGTCTACGTCGTGGACGCAGCCGGAGCCCGGCGCGTCCCGGAGCGTGAGCTCGAAGCCGTGGCGCACGCCATCATCGACGCCCGCTCCGCCGCGGGCCGGGAGGCATAG
- the prcA gene encoding proteasome subunit alpha — protein MTQQFYVSPEQLMKDRADFARKGIGRGRSVVVMSCRDGIALVAENPSPSLHKLGEIYDRIAFAAVGKYNEFESLRQAGVRYADVRGYSYAREDVTARGLASVYAQSLGAVFTAESKPFEVELVVAEVGHSQDADHLYRLTFDGSIADESGFVVMGGAADVVVEALRGTFSADLALPGAVRAAARALRNGGPAGTNGTTGTTGTNGTAGEGDRTGAPALDPSVLEVAFLERDPDTLRGSRRAFRRIGGPELENLLQQEQDI, from the coding sequence ATGACCCAGCAGTTCTACGTCTCCCCGGAACAACTCATGAAGGACCGCGCGGACTTCGCGCGGAAAGGCATCGGCCGTGGCCGGTCGGTCGTGGTGATGAGCTGCCGCGACGGGATCGCCCTCGTGGCCGAGAACCCCTCGCCCTCGCTGCACAAGCTGGGGGAGATCTACGACCGCATCGCGTTCGCCGCCGTCGGCAAGTACAACGAGTTCGAGAGCCTCCGGCAGGCCGGCGTGCGGTACGCAGACGTGCGCGGCTACTCCTACGCCCGCGAGGACGTCACGGCCCGCGGGCTCGCCAGCGTCTACGCGCAGAGCCTGGGCGCCGTCTTCACCGCGGAGAGCAAACCGTTCGAGGTCGAGCTGGTGGTCGCCGAGGTGGGCCACAGCCAGGACGCCGACCATCTGTACCGCCTCACCTTCGACGGCTCCATCGCCGACGAGTCCGGGTTCGTGGTCATGGGCGGCGCGGCCGACGTCGTCGTCGAGGCCCTGCGGGGCACCTTCTCGGCGGATCTCGCCCTTCCCGGCGCCGTCCGGGCCGCCGCGCGCGCCCTGCGGAACGGCGGCCCCGCCGGCACGAACGGTACGACCGGCACGACCGGTACGAACGGGACGGCCGGCGAGGGTGACCGGACCGGCGCACCGGCACTCGATCCCTCGGTGCTCGAGGTCGCCTTCCTCGAACGCGATCCCGACACGCTGCGCGGCAGCCGCCGCGCGTTCCGCCGCATCGGCGGCCCCGAGCTCGAGAACCTCCTGCAGCAGGAACAGGACATCTGA
- the pafA gene encoding Pup--protein ligase, producing the protein MDRRIFGVETEFGISYSGPNSRPLSPEEVARYLFRKVVSWGRSSNVFLTNGSRLYLDVGSHPEYATAECDDLAQLVAHDRAGELILEDLVSEAQRKLAQEGYDGKIYLFKNNTDSAGNSYGSHENYLIPRKLEFARLADILIPFLVTRQLLVGAGKVLKTQTGSLYAFSQRADHLWEGISSATTRSRPIINTRDEPHADAEHYRRLHVIAGDSNMSETTMLLKIGSVDLLLRMVEAGEVMRDFRLENPIRSIREISHDLTGRQVLKLANGRHMTALEMQREYLARATAFVDRNGAHNKHVPTILDLWDRVLDAIETGNTSGIDTEVDWAIKKKLIDRYLARSGGDLDSARTAQLDLTYHDISRSRGLFFLLQAHGEAARVVDDTAVKEAVDVPPQTTRARLRGEFVRRAKEANRDYTVDWVHLKLNDRAQQTILCKDPFTSVDERVEALLQQL; encoded by the coding sequence ATGGACCGGCGCATCTTCGGAGTGGAGACCGAGTTCGGCATCTCCTACTCGGGCCCCAACTCGCGGCCGCTCTCACCCGAGGAGGTGGCCCGGTACCTGTTCCGCAAGGTTGTCAGCTGGGGCCGGTCCTCCAACGTGTTCCTCACCAACGGATCACGCCTGTACCTGGACGTCGGCTCCCACCCCGAGTACGCCACCGCGGAGTGCGACGACCTCGCCCAGCTCGTCGCCCACGACCGCGCCGGCGAGCTGATCCTCGAGGACCTCGTCTCCGAGGCGCAGCGCAAGCTGGCGCAGGAGGGCTACGACGGCAAGATCTACCTGTTCAAGAACAACACGGACTCCGCGGGCAACTCCTACGGCAGCCACGAGAACTACCTCATCCCCCGCAAACTCGAGTTCGCCCGCCTCGCCGACATCCTCATCCCGTTCCTCGTGACCCGCCAGCTCCTCGTCGGCGCCGGCAAGGTCCTGAAGACGCAGACCGGCTCCCTGTATGCGTTCTCGCAGCGCGCCGACCACCTGTGGGAGGGCATCTCCTCGGCCACCACCCGGTCCCGGCCCATCATCAACACGCGCGACGAACCCCACGCCGACGCCGAGCACTACCGCCGGCTGCACGTGATCGCCGGCGACTCCAACATGTCCGAGACCACGATGCTGCTGAAGATCGGCTCCGTGGACCTGCTGCTGCGCATGGTGGAGGCCGGCGAGGTGATGCGGGACTTCCGGCTGGAGAACCCCATCCGCAGCATCCGGGAGATCTCCCACGACCTCACGGGTCGTCAGGTGCTCAAGCTCGCGAACGGCCGGCACATGACGGCGCTCGAGATGCAGCGCGAATACCTCGCGCGGGCGACGGCGTTCGTCGACCGGAACGGCGCGCACAACAAGCACGTCCCGACCATCCTCGACCTGTGGGACCGGGTACTGGACGCCATCGAGACCGGGAACACCTCCGGCATCGACACGGAGGTGGACTGGGCGATCAAGAAGAAGCTCATCGACCGCTACCTGGCGCGCTCCGGCGGGGACCTCGACTCGGCCAGGACGGCCCAGCTCGACCTCACCTACCACGACATCTCACGCTCCCGCGGGCTCTTCTTCCTGCTGCAGGCCCACGGCGAAGCGGCGCGGGTCGTCGACGACACCGCGGTCAAGGAGGCGGTGGATGTGCCCCCGCAGACCACGCGAGCCCGGCTGCGCGGGGAATTCGTCCGCCGGGCCAAGGAGGCGAACCGCGACTACACCGTCGACTGGGTGCACCTCAAGCTCAATGACCGGGCGCAGCAGACCATCCTCTGCAAGGACCCCTTCACGTCGGTCGACGAACGCGTGGAAGCCCTCCTGCAGCAGCTGTGA
- a CDS encoding FKBP-type peptidyl-prolyl cis-trans isomerase has translation MRKVLAILLPLLLLLTACGGETTGKSAGAAGVFDSVTVSGGSDEEAPTVEFESPLDTSAAAAKTVAEGEGEQIQEGQQIRVQLVALNAEDGSVLGDTYSQGQPQVLPLDDAFKSEFPELFEVLTGTKVGAQVAFVAPAPPAAEGAPETPEQVLVLKVISAEQPPPEPEVLAPEDVKGLDEEGRLPTFAFDDKGAPEVTIPDNDPSEDLVVKVLEEGDGEEIAESDTITANYTGWTYADGQKFDSSFDRGEPASFPLNGVITGWTKGLAGQKVGSKVLLVIPEPWAYPNAGQGQPSGTLVFYVEIVSKDAAK, from the coding sequence GTGCGCAAAGTTCTAGCAATCCTCCTTCCGCTGCTGCTGTTGCTGACGGCCTGCGGCGGCGAGACGACGGGAAAGTCGGCGGGGGCGGCGGGGGTGTTCGATTCGGTGACGGTGTCCGGGGGGTCGGATGAGGAGGCGCCGACGGTGGAGTTCGAGTCTCCCCTGGATACCAGTGCCGCGGCGGCGAAGACTGTCGCCGAGGGTGAGGGTGAGCAGATCCAGGAGGGTCAGCAGATCCGGGTGCAGTTGGTGGCCCTGAACGCCGAGGACGGGTCGGTGCTCGGTGACACCTACAGTCAGGGCCAGCCGCAGGTGCTGCCCCTGGATGATGCGTTCAAGAGCGAGTTCCCCGAATTGTTCGAGGTCCTGACCGGTACGAAGGTCGGGGCGCAGGTCGCGTTCGTCGCGCCCGCCCCGCCGGCGGCGGAGGGTGCCCCGGAGACCCCGGAGCAGGTCCTGGTGCTGAAGGTGATCTCGGCCGAGCAGCCGCCGCCGGAGCCGGAGGTCCTCGCGCCCGAGGACGTCAAGGGCCTGGACGAGGAGGGCCGCCTGCCGACGTTCGCGTTCGATGACAAGGGGGCCCCGGAGGTCACGATCCCGGACAACGACCCGTCCGAGGATCTCGTCGTGAAGGTCCTGGAGGAGGGTGACGGGGAGGAGATCGCCGAGAGCGATACGATCACCGCGAACTACACGGGGTGGACGTACGCCGATGGGCAGAAGTTCGATTCCAGCTTCGATCGGGGGGAGCCGGCGAGTTTCCCGCTGAACGGGGTGATCACGGGCTGGACGAAGGGCCTGGCCGGGCAGAAGGTCGGTTCCAAGGTCCTGCTGGTGATCCCCGAGCCGTGGGCGTATCCCAACGCCGGGCAGGGCCAGCCCTCGGGCACCCTGGTCTTCTACGTCGAGATCGTCTCCAAGGACGCCGCCAAGTAG
- a CDS encoding FKBP-type peptidyl-prolyl cis-trans isomerase gives MSFGQRNFDRQKPEIDFPAHDVPTDLVIEDIIEGTGDEAKAGNTVSTHYVGVAFSTGEEFDASWNRGAPLDFRVGIGQVIQGWDQGLLGMKVGGRRRLEIPSHLAYGPSGAGSAIGPNEALIFVVDLLAVR, from the coding sequence ATGTCCTTCGGACAGCGCAACTTCGACCGGCAGAAGCCGGAGATCGACTTCCCCGCCCACGACGTCCCCACCGATCTCGTCATCGAGGACATCATCGAGGGGACCGGGGACGAGGCCAAGGCCGGGAACACCGTGTCCACGCACTACGTGGGCGTCGCGTTCTCGACGGGCGAGGAGTTCGACGCGTCCTGGAACCGCGGGGCGCCGCTCGACTTCCGCGTGGGCATCGGCCAGGTCATCCAGGGCTGGGACCAGGGCCTGCTCGGCATGAAGGTCGGCGGACGCCGCCGCCTCGAGATCCCGTCCCACCTGGCCTACGGCCCGAGCGGTGCGGGTTCGGCGATCGGCCCCAACGAGGCGCTGATCTTCGTGGTGGACCTGCTCGCCGTCCGCTAG